In the Brienomyrus brachyistius isolate T26 chromosome 20, BBRACH_0.4, whole genome shotgun sequence genome, one interval contains:
- the LOC125715313 gene encoding bone morphogenetic protein receptor type-1A-like: protein MTRVLLCICVLGACCSLASAVDGGQNPDHVLQGTGARPGPDPRQSRSGDGATVAPEDAARFLTCYCSGHCPEDATNNTCKTNGQCFAIIEEDEHGEQTLTSGCMKYEGSHFQCKDSPNAQTRRTIECCQTDLCNRDLRPTLPPRVLPDLLAGAHWVAFLVSVTACCCLLIIITIVCYYRYKWQTERRRYRRDLEQEEAIIPVGESLKDLINLSTSASGSGLPLLVQRTIAKQIQMVRPIGKGRYGEVWLGSWRGEKVAVKVFFTREEASWFRETEIYQTVLMRHENILGFIAADIKGTGSFTQLFLITDYHENGSLHDYLKFSTLDAAGLLRLAYSAACGLCHLHTEIYGTQGKPAIAHRDLKSKNILVKKNGTCCIADLGLAVKFNSDSNEVDVPLSTRTGTKRYMAPEVLDESMNKNQFQAYLMADIYSYGLIVWEMSRRCVTGGIVEEYQLPYAGMVPSDPSYEDMREVVCVKGLRPAVSNRWNSDECLRAMLKLMSECWAPNPASRLTVLRIKKTLAKMVESQDIKI, encoded by the exons GGGGGCAGAACCCTGACCATGTGCTCCAAGGGACGGGGGCAAGGCCGGGCCCCGATCCCCGGCAGTCCCGCTCTGGGGACGGTGCCACTGTGGCCCCTGAAGATGCAGCACGCTTCCTCACCTGCTACTGTTCAGGCCACTGCCCTGAAGATGCCACCAACAACACCTGCAA GACCAACGGCCAGTGTTTCGCCATAATTGAGGAGGATGAACATGGCGAGCAGACCCTTACCTCAGGGTGCATGAAGTACGAGGGCTCGCATTTCCAGTGCAAG GATTCCCCCAACGCCCAGACGAGGCGGACGATCGAGTGCTGCCAGACTGACCTTTGTAACCGCGACCTTCGGCCGACTCTCCCGCCTCGTGTCCTACCAG ACCTGCTCGCCGGTGCGCACTGGGTGGCCTTCCTCGTGTCGGTGACCGCCTGTTGCTGCCtgctcatcatcatcaccatcgttTGCTATTACAG GTACAAATGGCAGACGGAGAGGCGACGCTACCGCAGGGACCTGGAGCAGGAGGAGGCCATCATCCCGGTCGGCGAGTCACTCAAGGACCTCATCAACCTGTCCACCTCGGCCAGCGGCTCTGGTCTGCCCCTACTG GTACAGCGCACCATCGCCAAGCAAATCCAGATGGTTCGGCCCATTGGCAAGGGCCGCTACGGGGAGGTGTGGCTTGGCAGCTGGCGCGGCGAGAAGGTGGCCGTCAAGGTGTTCTTCACACGTGAGGAGGCCAGCTGGTTCCGGGAGACGGAGATCTACCAGACAGTCCTCATGAGGCATGAAAACATATTGG GGTTCATCGCGGCTGACATCAAGGGCACGGGCTCCTTCACGCAGCTCTTCCTCATCACGGACTACCACGAGAACGGCTCCCTACACGACTACCTGAAGTTCAGCACGCTGGATGCGGCAGGATTGTTGCGGCTCGCCTACTCAGCGGCCTGCGGCTTGTGCCACCTGCACACCGAGATCTACGGCACGCAGGGCAAGCCGGCCATCGCCCACCGCGACCTCAAGAGCAAGAACATCCTGGTGAAGAAGAACGGCACCTGCTGCATCGCCGACCTGGGGCTGGCCGTCAAGTTCAACAG TGACAGCAACGAGGTGGATGTGCCCCTGAGCACACGGACTGGTACCAAGCGCTACATGGCTCCCGAGGTGCTGGACGAGAGCATGAACAAGAACCAGTTCCAGGCCTACCTCATGGCGGACATCTACAGCTACGGGCTGATCGTGTGGGAGATGTCGCGCCGATGTGTCACCGGAG GCATTGTGGAGGAGTACCAGCTGCCCTACGCCGGCATGGTGCCCTCGGACCCCTCCTATGAGGACATGCGGGAGGTGGTGTGTGTTAAGGGCCTGCGACCCGCAGTTTCCAACCGTTGGAACAGTGATGAG tGTCTGAGGGCCATGCTGAAGCTGATGTCGGAATGCTGGGCCCCTAACCCCGCCTCACGCCTCACGGTGCTGCGCATCAAGAAGACACTAGCCAAGATGGTGGAGTCTCAGGACATCAAGATTTGA
- the LOC125715314 gene encoding gamma-synuclein-like isoform X1, whose protein sequence is MNLVRGAAREAKVDKLTEGFSKVKGGVVDAAEKTKAGVEEAGSKIKEGVLYVGSKTKEGVVSSVNSLTNWATEQAGIVGDTVVEGADDISQQTMTEVENMVASTGLVNPPSHGEAPPQNVGPRREPASFTSVSRKSDFSQGEGAVEPPAVEEGNFSPEEGAVEQRGDEGDFSQGEGAVEQGGDEGGEGAIEQGGDEGDISQGDGAAEPGSDE, encoded by the exons ATGAACTTAGTCAGGGGTGCTGCCCGGGAGGCCAAGGTGGACAAGCTCACTGAGGGATTCTCCAAGGTCAAGGGAGGCGTCGTGGATGCTGCAGAGAAGACCAAGGCAGGAGTGGAGGAGGCGGGCTCCAAGATCAAAGAGGGGGTCCTCTATGTAG GATCGAAGACAAAGGAAGGAGTGGTATCAAGTGTGAATTCAT TGACTAACTGGGCCACCGAGCAAGCTGGCATAGTGGGAGACACGGTGGTTGAAGGAGCCGATGACATCTCCCAGCAAACAATGACGGAAGTAGAGAACATGGTGGCATCGACTGGCCTGGTTAACCCG CCGAGTCACGGTGAAGCTCCTCCTCAGAATGTGGGGCCACGGCGCGAGCCGGCTAGTTTCACCTCAGTCTCGCGTAAG AGTGACTTTTCTCAGGGAGAGGGCGCTGTagagccccctgctgttgaggAG GGTAACTTTTCCCCAGAAGAGGGCGCCGTAGAGCAGAGGGGTGATGAG GGTGACTTTTCTCAGGGAGAGGGCGCTGTAGAGCAGGGGGGTGATGAG GGTGGAGAGGGCGCCATAGAGCAGGGGGGCGATGAG GGTGACATTTCTCAAGGAGACGGCGCCGCAGAGCCGGGGAGCGATGAG
- the LOC125715315 gene encoding synuclein-like isoform X1, with product MDVLMKGFSTVKEGVVAAAEKTKAGVEEAAAKTKEGVLYVGSKTKEGVVSSVNSMANRATEQTNIVGDTAVAGVNDVSQKTMEGVENVAASTGLVNPDEAVYESDFSQGGGAMEQGGDEGY from the exons ATGGATGTACTGATGAAGGGATTCTCCACGGTCAAGGAAGGCGTCGTGGCTGCCGCGGAGAAGACCAAGGCGGGAGTGGAGGAGGCAGCCGCCAAGACCAAAGAGGGGGTCCTCTATGTAG GATCGAAGACAAAGGAAGGAGTGGTATCAAGTGTAAATTCAA TGGCTAACAGGGCCACTGAGCAGACTAACATAGTGGGAGACACGGCGGTCGCAGGAGTCAACGACGTGTCCCAGAAAACGATGGAGGGAGTGGAGAACGTGGCAGCGTCCACTGGCCTGGTTAACCCG GATGAAGCTGTTTATGAG AGTGACTTTTCTCAAGGAGGGGGTGCCATGGAACAGGGGGGTGATGAG GGATATTAA
- the LOC125715315 gene encoding synuclein-like isoform X2: MDVLMKGFSTVKEGVVAAAEKTKAGVEEAAAKTKEGVLYVGSKTKEGVVSSVNSMANRATEQTNIVGDTAVAGVNDVSQKTMEGVENVAASTGLVNPSDFSQGGGAMEQGGDEGY; encoded by the exons ATGGATGTACTGATGAAGGGATTCTCCACGGTCAAGGAAGGCGTCGTGGCTGCCGCGGAGAAGACCAAGGCGGGAGTGGAGGAGGCAGCCGCCAAGACCAAAGAGGGGGTCCTCTATGTAG GATCGAAGACAAAGGAAGGAGTGGTATCAAGTGTAAATTCAA TGGCTAACAGGGCCACTGAGCAGACTAACATAGTGGGAGACACGGCGGTCGCAGGAGTCAACGACGTGTCCCAGAAAACGATGGAGGGAGTGGAGAACGTGGCAGCGTCCACTGGCCTGGTTAACCCG AGTGACTTTTCTCAAGGAGGGGGTGCCATGGAACAGGGGGGTGATGAG GGATATTAA
- the LOC125715314 gene encoding gamma-synuclein-like isoform X2 — protein sequence MNLVRGAAREAKVDKLTEGFSKVKGGVVDAAEKTKAGVEEAGSKIKEGVLYVGSKTKEGVVSSVNSLTNWATEQAGIVGDTVVEGADDISQQTMTEVENMVASTGLVNPSDFSQGEGAVEPPAVEEGNFSPEEGAVEQRGDEGDFSQGEGAVEQGGDEGGEGAIEQGGDEGDISQGDGAAEPGSDE from the exons ATGAACTTAGTCAGGGGTGCTGCCCGGGAGGCCAAGGTGGACAAGCTCACTGAGGGATTCTCCAAGGTCAAGGGAGGCGTCGTGGATGCTGCAGAGAAGACCAAGGCAGGAGTGGAGGAGGCGGGCTCCAAGATCAAAGAGGGGGTCCTCTATGTAG GATCGAAGACAAAGGAAGGAGTGGTATCAAGTGTGAATTCAT TGACTAACTGGGCCACCGAGCAAGCTGGCATAGTGGGAGACACGGTGGTTGAAGGAGCCGATGACATCTCCCAGCAAACAATGACGGAAGTAGAGAACATGGTGGCATCGACTGGCCTGGTTAACCCG AGTGACTTTTCTCAGGGAGAGGGCGCTGTagagccccctgctgttgaggAG GGTAACTTTTCCCCAGAAGAGGGCGCCGTAGAGCAGAGGGGTGATGAG GGTGACTTTTCTCAGGGAGAGGGCGCTGTAGAGCAGGGGGGTGATGAG GGTGGAGAGGGCGCCATAGAGCAGGGGGGCGATGAG GGTGACATTTCTCAAGGAGACGGCGCCGCAGAGCCGGGGAGCGATGAG